The following proteins come from a genomic window of Carassius gibelio isolate Cgi1373 ecotype wild population from Czech Republic chromosome B8, carGib1.2-hapl.c, whole genome shotgun sequence:
- the LOC127963315 gene encoding vasotocin-neurophysin VT 1-like, protein MSDSLLPTCVLCLLALSSACYIQNCPRGGKRSPPEPVRQCPACGPGNQGRCLGPSICCGAGLGCLLGSPETLSCMEENLQPGPCETEGVSCGARGRCAAPGVCCDSESCVLDPDCSEDVGSHLTEDREALKGVSGEMLLRLINLATRRQRPF, encoded by the exons ATGTCCGACTCTCTGCTGCCCACCTGTGTCCTCTGTCTGCTGGCGCTCTCATCCGCCTGCTACATCCAGAACTGCCCTCGAGGAGGCAAGAGATCCCCTCCAGAGCCCGTCAGACAG tgTCCGGCGTGTGGTCCGGGGAATCAGGGCCGCTGTCTGGGCCCCAGTATCTGCTGCGGGGCCGGTCTGGGTTGTCTGCTCGGGTCTCCGGAGACGCTGAGCTGCATGGAGGAGAATCTGCAGCCGGGTCCCTGTGAGACCGAGGGGGTGTCCTGCGGGGCCCGGGGCCGATGCGCGGCTCCTGGAGTCTGCTGCGACTCTG AGAgctgtgttctggatccagattgCTCTGAAGACGTGGGATCTCATCTGACTGAAGACAGAGAGGCTCTGAAGGGTGTTTCTGGAGAAATGCTGCTGCGTTTGATTAATCTAGCCACTCGGAGACAAAGACCCTTCTGA